One Verrucomicrobiota bacterium genomic window carries:
- a CDS encoding TonB-dependent receptor, which produces MSPRHHDSQHLGTAFLRRRTLLGTLASFGLLWLLLFPVSAFAQVGTVRGQVMDADFGQPVPDAQVNLTDRGISTTTNNEGFFTFPNLEPGSAEIQVSRSGFESSRRQQVAVGSGRVTETRITITAQVLEFDEFVVTGEDLAQTAGDEALKIQAQFDGLVNVLGEDFISKSTKGNVGELLTQIVGTSTVDSRFVVVRGLSDRYNTVYLNGLRIPSSDPDRRAVNVDIFPSSVVSSLSNAKTFSSENPGESTGGHINIGLKGVPKENFFKASWDLEANTLTHGAYARGVSAGGFRIPFDGGLESLDFPGSFSDVSDDVGLGTVSNLDPNFSFSASAGQIFQWDDAEAGITGAILYKRQNEFQNLEIGRAEFRPAQEENVLLERYRGVSGTQSVELGILVAGGLRFGDDDEINATVFSNIVTEVESNVSAGFNEERPGLLITETTFQGFDPGALRDYAINESRLPGQRQLITYQLAGSHGIELPGLVDTGKLDWAASYSTTRDYAPDQQFAAYAYRRDPGATGRRPRPPRNTFQLPENDFALPLFERTWRDIQDSAFSVGSKVEFPLMNLGKKTANLKFGGSFDSLEREFTSRSFEYNLEAPNPFVTPSVSYLESLDYSIENIDSVLDIADPARTTTPLREAHGFFEDNPSILRDAFGGLQEYSATESILSFFTAVDFPVTQKFDVAFGARMELTDITVRPGIDIDAIRSSTFPLLANALLFNPATAVLRDESVLSQPTTTNQADILPSFTGNWEFAENMSVRAALSRTIARPTFKEIAPAVTRQEGDNTLFIGNPDLEISSATNLDVRLEWLPRPGDTLAISGFTKLIDRPIELARASLGQIDFESAINENSARVYGLEVEIQNKLDWANPVLENVSVGFNYAFIRSFVQLEERNERSRTGAGLSAIRPLQGQPDSIINFNITYDNADYGLNAGFFLNVVGNTLAIAGGSQFNALGSAEGFVDDVTQRPFTSLDFSIGKRIASNWELGFEVSNITDSVLRREYASDATLFSEVQRGVTYKVGLKGSW; this is translated from the coding sequence GTGAGTCCACGCCATCATGACAGCCAACATCTTGGCACGGCGTTCCTCCGCAGGAGAACGCTTTTGGGGACTTTGGCTTCGTTCGGACTGCTGTGGTTACTTCTTTTTCCGGTGAGTGCCTTTGCGCAAGTCGGCACGGTTCGTGGTCAGGTAATGGATGCGGATTTTGGTCAGCCTGTGCCTGATGCCCAGGTCAATCTGACGGATCGAGGAATATCGACGACGACTAACAATGAGGGCTTTTTTACATTTCCGAATTTGGAGCCCGGCTCGGCGGAGATTCAAGTGAGTCGCTCCGGCTTTGAGTCCAGCCGACGGCAGCAGGTGGCGGTGGGTTCTGGGCGCGTAACGGAAACCCGAATCACCATCACAGCGCAGGTATTGGAGTTTGATGAGTTTGTGGTTACGGGCGAGGATTTAGCGCAGACTGCGGGTGATGAAGCGCTGAAGATTCAAGCGCAGTTTGACGGGTTGGTGAACGTACTGGGCGAGGACTTTATCTCCAAATCGACCAAGGGCAATGTGGGCGAGCTTCTCACGCAGATCGTGGGGACTTCCACGGTGGACAGCCGTTTTGTCGTGGTACGTGGTCTGAGTGATCGTTACAATACGGTGTATCTCAATGGCCTGCGCATTCCCAGCTCAGACCCGGATCGTCGTGCGGTCAACGTGGATATTTTTCCTTCCTCGGTGGTGAGCAGTCTGAGCAATGCCAAGACTTTCTCGTCGGAAAATCCCGGTGAATCTACGGGGGGGCATATCAATATAGGCCTCAAGGGTGTGCCGAAAGAGAACTTCTTCAAAGCTTCTTGGGATTTGGAGGCGAACACGCTCACTCATGGGGCGTATGCCAGGGGGGTAAGCGCAGGTGGATTTCGCATTCCCTTCGATGGAGGTCTTGAGAGTCTAGATTTCCCGGGGAGTTTTTCGGATGTATCCGACGATGTCGGTTTGGGGACAGTTTCAAATCTTGACCCCAATTTTTCCTTCTCCGCGTCGGCCGGCCAAATTTTCCAATGGGATGATGCTGAGGCGGGTATTACGGGAGCGATACTTTATAAACGGCAAAATGAATTTCAAAACCTAGAGATAGGCCGCGCTGAATTTCGACCTGCCCAAGAAGAGAATGTTCTGCTCGAGCGCTATCGAGGTGTCTCGGGGACGCAGAGCGTGGAGTTGGGGATTCTCGTGGCGGGTGGTTTGCGCTTTGGAGATGATGACGAAATCAATGCTACGGTATTTTCCAATATCGTCACGGAGGTGGAATCCAATGTGAGCGCGGGGTTCAACGAGGAGCGCCCGGGCCTACTCATCACGGAGACGACGTTCCAGGGTTTTGACCCCGGCGCTTTGCGAGACTACGCCATTAACGAATCTCGTCTCCCCGGACAACGTCAACTGATCACCTATCAACTGGCTGGATCGCACGGCATTGAGCTTCCTGGTTTGGTCGATACGGGTAAGCTCGATTGGGCGGCTTCTTATTCGACTACGAGAGATTATGCTCCGGATCAGCAGTTTGCGGCCTATGCGTATCGGCGGGATCCGGGAGCTACAGGTCGCCGGCCGCGCCCTCCCCGTAATACCTTCCAACTGCCGGAAAACGACTTTGCCTTGCCTCTCTTTGAAAGAACTTGGCGAGACATACAGGACTCTGCCTTCAGCGTGGGAAGCAAGGTGGAATTTCCACTCATGAATCTTGGAAAAAAAACCGCGAATCTGAAGTTTGGTGGCTCTTTCGATAGTCTGGAGCGTGAGTTCACCTCACGCTCTTTTGAATACAATTTGGAGGCTCCCAACCCCTTCGTTACGCCTTCAGTGAGTTATCTTGAGTCGCTGGACTATTCCATCGAGAACATAGACTCCGTATTGGACATCGCGGATCCCGCTCGAACTACGACCCCTTTGCGGGAAGCGCATGGCTTTTTTGAGGATAACCCAAGTATCTTACGAGATGCCTTCGGGGGCTTGCAAGAATACAGCGCAACGGAGTCTATTTTGAGCTTTTTTACGGCAGTGGATTTTCCTGTAACCCAGAAATTCGATGTCGCTTTCGGAGCGCGTATGGAGTTGACGGACATTACCGTTCGCCCCGGCATTGATATTGATGCGATTCGGAGCTCGACGTTTCCGCTTTTGGCCAATGCGCTGCTTTTTAACCCGGCAACAGCTGTATTGAGGGATGAATCCGTGCTTTCGCAACCCACTACCACCAACCAGGCGGACATTCTCCCTTCCTTCACGGGCAACTGGGAATTTGCGGAAAACATGAGTGTGCGGGCGGCTCTGTCTCGCACAATCGCGCGACCTACATTTAAGGAAATCGCACCTGCTGTGACCCGGCAGGAAGGGGATAACACGCTCTTTATTGGAAACCCGGATTTGGAGATCTCGTCTGCCACAAATTTGGACGTGCGCTTGGAGTGGCTCCCCCGTCCTGGCGATACGTTGGCTATCAGTGGATTCACCAAGTTGATTGATCGACCAATTGAGCTGGCGCGGGCTTCCTTGGGACAAATTGATTTTGAATCTGCCATTAACGAGAACTCTGCGCGTGTCTATGGACTCGAAGTGGAAATTCAAAATAAGCTGGATTGGGCGAATCCGGTTCTAGAGAATGTGAGTGTGGGATTCAACTACGCCTTTATCCGCTCTTTCGTGCAGTTGGAGGAGCGCAACGAACGAAGCCGGACCGGAGCTGGTCTCTCTGCTATTCGTCCTTTGCAAGGCCAGCCGGATTCCATCATCAATTTCAACATCACGTACGACAATGCGGATTACGGGCTGAATGCTGGTTTTTTTCTGAACGTCGTGGGCAACACGCTTGCTATAGCGGGAGGAAGCCAGTTCAACGCTCTCGGGTCTGCGGAAGGTTTTGTGGATGACGTCACGCAAAGACCTTTCACTTCGCTCGACTTTTCCATCGGAAAACGCATCGCTTCGAATTGGGAGCTGGGCTTCGAGGTTTCCAATATCACCGATAGCGTATTGCGACGCGAGTATGCTTCTGACGCCACTCTTTTCAGCGAAGTTCAACGAGGTGTGACCTACAAGGTGGGCCTCAAGGGCAGCTGGTAA
- a CDS encoding PEP-CTERM sorting domain-containing protein — MKKTVLSFLTCASLMAGANAATFTFTNVDTTFLDSGGSALTGLMQFGYYSSADPSGFDPVADYTGFTSLVEISFTGGSADATSVDSSDQNWAAGTGNQIYAWALETGDNTGALGSLFTYGNNWSDPNASFSALANEVFVYDDANTGAQFIYDAAPDANIVQGVPEPSTGLLAFAGFGLFALRRRRA; from the coding sequence ATGAAAAAGACTGTTCTTTCCTTCCTGACTTGCGCTAGCCTAATGGCCGGAGCTAACGCAGCCACTTTCACCTTCACAAACGTCGATACAACTTTTCTCGATAGCGGAGGTTCTGCTCTAACTGGGCTAATGCAGTTTGGTTACTACTCATCTGCTGATCCTTCGGGATTCGATCCAGTTGCGGACTATACTGGATTCACGAGTCTCGTTGAGATAAGCTTTACCGGTGGAAGCGCGGATGCTACTAGCGTGGATAGTTCTGACCAAAACTGGGCTGCAGGAACTGGTAACCAAATTTACGCTTGGGCGCTTGAGACCGGGGACAATACCGGAGCGCTGGGCTCCTTGTTCACTTATGGCAACAATTGGTCAGATCCCAATGCCAGCTTCAGTGCTCTTGCTAACGAGGTGTTTGTTTATGATGACGCCAATACGGGTGCCCAATTCATCTACGACGCGGCACCAGACGCCAATATAGTTCAAGGTGTTCCCGAGCCTTCCACTGGCCTTCTTGCCTTCGCTGGCTTCGGTCTTTTTGCTCTCCGCCGCCGCCGCGCGTAA
- a CDS encoding tetratricopeptide repeat protein: MWRTLIFWLVFCAGGSLLPTLLLAQEPNEEELPEAEGALSVDELLPLPEGGLSGLLGDNDLLPQLGEGGLVPTTEELVSPDFGAVDWYREPNEPKLLPLARRIAPAVVAIRAWDEFGEETASACGFFLSEDGLILTDVSLVLPEVVARTEYLTVSTAEGRSLTCKGILYRDLQSGVAVLKADVGQEQVQFLQLSSEPVPAGLESSPVNLLALDDRRGILLVDASMRRDPSVAGAGWLLVEGADSPGAVGSPILNSQGEVIGLVALRLPLKRWLNYAAPMTDALVATQDRSEWKQLAVGEEWSMREITEDRRFLKAFEAVQNRRFRSAARILLQLTKEYPRSPECWALLGIVSHQLGATVDATACARRAAALDPEEGQYWYQLAVSELRGGGEKLSRPANPRAVQSLEQTVLERPADIFSWVLLAQEYVRGEQWPEAAQTLEQVTKLQPGYAQGFYLLGVSYGKLGRVAEAEAAIARCLQLDSKHASGNLYQGLILAEQGDWRQARDRFREVTRIDPQKVQAWLQLAKAEKQLKRENQAKQAFNRYLELTGE; this comes from the coding sequence ATGTGGCGAACGCTGATTTTCTGGCTGGTTTTCTGCGCGGGCGGATCGCTCCTGCCGACGTTGCTCCTGGCGCAGGAACCGAACGAGGAAGAATTGCCGGAGGCGGAAGGGGCCTTGAGCGTGGACGAGCTGCTACCGCTGCCGGAGGGGGGCTTGTCGGGTCTTCTCGGCGACAACGATTTGCTTCCACAGCTGGGAGAGGGAGGGCTGGTCCCGACGACCGAAGAGCTGGTCAGCCCCGATTTCGGAGCCGTCGATTGGTATCGCGAACCGAACGAGCCCAAGCTCCTGCCGCTGGCGCGTCGCATCGCGCCCGCTGTGGTGGCCATCCGGGCTTGGGATGAGTTTGGCGAGGAAACCGCCAGCGCTTGCGGATTCTTCCTCTCGGAAGACGGCCTGATTCTGACCGACGTCAGCTTGGTCTTGCCCGAAGTGGTGGCCAGAACGGAATACCTCACTGTTTCCACCGCCGAGGGGCGGAGTCTGACCTGCAAGGGCATTCTCTATCGCGATCTGCAATCCGGCGTGGCCGTGCTCAAGGCCGATGTCGGACAGGAACAAGTGCAGTTTCTCCAGCTCTCCTCGGAGCCAGTGCCGGCGGGCTTGGAATCTTCTCCGGTGAACCTTCTCGCGCTGGATGATCGGCGGGGGATTCTATTGGTCGATGCAAGTATGCGTCGAGATCCATCGGTCGCGGGTGCTGGTTGGTTGCTCGTGGAGGGGGCGGATTCACCTGGCGCGGTGGGCTCGCCGATTCTGAATTCGCAAGGCGAAGTCATCGGACTCGTCGCCCTCCGCTTGCCTTTGAAGCGATGGCTCAACTACGCCGCGCCCATGACCGATGCGTTGGTAGCCACCCAAGACCGCAGCGAATGGAAGCAGTTGGCGGTGGGAGAAGAGTGGTCCATGCGGGAGATCACCGAAGACCGTCGTTTTCTGAAGGCCTTTGAAGCGGTGCAGAATCGACGTTTTCGCAGCGCTGCTCGCATCTTGTTGCAGCTAACCAAGGAATACCCCCGGAGCCCCGAATGCTGGGCGCTGCTGGGCATTGTCAGCCACCAGCTCGGTGCCACCGTCGATGCAACCGCCTGCGCTCGTCGGGCGGCGGCTCTCGATCCCGAAGAGGGGCAGTATTGGTATCAGCTGGCGGTGTCCGAGTTGCGCGGAGGAGGGGAGAAGTTATCGCGTCCGGCCAACCCCCGTGCCGTGCAATCCTTGGAACAAACGGTCTTGGAGCGCCCTGCCGACATTTTCTCCTGGGTGCTCCTAGCGCAGGAGTATGTTCGGGGAGAACAATGGCCGGAAGCCGCCCAAACCCTGGAGCAAGTAACCAAACTCCAGCCCGGCTACGCCCAAGGCTTTTACTTGCTGGGCGTGTCCTATGGGAAACTGGGGCGCGTGGCCGAGGCGGAAGCGGCCATCGCCCGCTGCCTGCAACTCGATTCCAAGCACGCTTCGGGGAACCTCTACCAAGGCTTGATCTTGGCCGAGCAAGGCGACTGGCGACAAGCGCGCGACCGATTCCGGGAAGTCACCCGCATCGACCCCCAAAAAGTGCAAGCCTGGCTACAACTTGCGAAAGCCGAAAAGCAGCTCAAACGGGAAAACCAAGCCAAACAAGCCTTCAATCGCTATCTGGAGCTGACGGGGGAGTGA